A single region of the Oryzias latipes chromosome 21, ASM223467v1 genome encodes:
- the LOC101172289 gene encoding probable phospholipid-transporting ATPase IH isoform X1, with protein sequence MDFSRLRRIITRYCVGEENWVGNRTVHIGHKEPPSCAEAYMPQDYPDNRIVSSKYTFWNFIPKNLFEQFRRIANFYFLVIFLIQLIIDTPTSPITSGLPLFFVITVTAIKQGYEDWLRHKADCSLNECPVDVVEQGKVVRTQSHKLRVGDIVMVREDETFPCDLILLSSSRYDGTCFVTTTSLDGESSHKTYYAVPDTMAFRTEQEVDSLHATIECEQPQPDLYKFVGRVDIYKDKQEPVVRTLGAENLLLRGATLKNTGHIYAVAVYTGMETKMALNYQSKSQKRSAVEKSMNAFLVVYLCILISKAVINTVLKYAWQWSPDRDEPWYNHRTEIERQRHVVIRAFTDFLAFMVLFNYIIPVSMYVTVEMQKFLGSYFIAWDEEMFDEELGQGAQVNTSDLNEELGQVEYVFTDKTGTLTENNMEFIECCVDGNVYIPHAICNGQILSAASSIDMIDSSPGGYRREYEDLFFRALCLCHTVQVKEEETVESIKRGIHQGKSTSFYISSSPDEVALVEGMKRLGYTYLRLKDNYMEILNKDDEIERFELLHVLNFDSVRRRMSVIVRSSSGEYLLFCKGADSSIFPLVVSGKVEQVKARVEQNAVEGLRTLCVAYRRLSESEYLEASHRLTEAKIALQDREQRLAQTYDIIEREFVLLGATAVEDRLQEKAADTIESLHKAGMKVWVLTGDKMETAAATCYASKLFRRSTQILELTKKRTEEQSLHDVLFDLNRTVLRQRSISGLSVDCLDFGLIIDGATLSGVLKPNQDSAGHGNYREIFLEICRNCSAVLCCRMAPLQKAQIVKLIKSSKEHPITLAIGDGANDVSMILEAHVGIGIMGKEGRQAARNSDYAIPKFKHLKKMLLVHGHYYYIRIAELVQYFFYKNVCFIFPQFLYQFFCGFSQQPLYDTAYLTLYNISFTSLPILLYSLVEQHVTMETLKREPSLYRDIAKNALLRWPAFLYWTCLGVFDAVIFFFGAYFLFDNTTFTSNGQLMTTNTQMMFGNWTFGTLVFTVLVFTVTLKLALDTHHWTWINHFVIWGSLLFYVIFSLLWGGIIWPFLNYQRMYYVFMQMLSSGPAWLSIILLITVSLLPDVIKKVLCRAVCPTASENAQNHDELFPDGVAEWSTLSFGRSCKGTSTESSRLNLGAAEKLPVLRSDRLPHKLLAHLADGAAADLCSLSAYMLRLSGAGFAYYAPGPETSV encoded by the exons TGTGTTGGAGAGGAGAACTGGGTAGGGAATCGAACGGTCCATATTGGACATAAAGAACCCCCTTCATGTGCTGAGGCGTATATGCCTCAGGATTATCCTGACAACCGCATCGTCTCCTCCAAG TACACTTTTTGGAACTTCATcccaaaaaatctttttgagcAGTTCCGGAGAATTGCCAACTTCTACTTCTTGGTGATATTTTTGATCCAA cttATCATTGACACTCCCACCAGTCCAATCACCAGCGGTCTGCCCCTCTTCTTTGTCATCACGGTCACAGCCATAAAGCAG GGCTATGAGGACTGGCTGAGACACAAAGCGGACTGCTCCTTAAACGAGTGTCCAGTGGACGTTGTGGAACAGGGGAAGGTGGTGAGGACGCAAAGTCACAAGCTACGG GTGGGGGACATTGTCATGGTTAGGGAGGATGAAACCTTCCCCTGCGATCTCATCCTTCTTTCCTCGAGCCGATACGATGGGACCTGTTTTgtcaccaccaccagcctggaCGGGGAGTCTAGTCACAAG ACATATTATGCTGTACCAGATACCATGGCCTTTAGAACAGAGCAGGAGGTGGATTCACTACATGCCACTATTGAATGTGAACAACCGCAGCCTGACCTCTACAA aTTTGTCGGACGCGTCGACATTTACAAAGACAAACAGGAACCTGTGGTTAG AACACTTGGAGCAGAGAACTTGCTTCTGAGAGGAGCCACATTGAAGAATACAGGACACATTTATG CTGTTGCTGTCTACACTGGCATGGAGACCAAGATGGCTCTGAATTACCAGTCAAAATCTCAGAAGCGCTCTGCTGTGGAAAA GTCAATGAATGCATTTCTGGTtgtttatttgtgcattttgaTCAGTAAGGCGGTGATCAACACTGTCCTCAAATAcgcttggcagtggtcccctgATAGAGATGAACCCTGGTACAACCATAGGACTGAGATCGAGCGTCAGCGCCACGTG gtGATCCGAGCTTTCACCGACTTCCTGgccttcatggttttgtttaacTACATCATTCCAGTATCCATGTATGTAACGGTGGAGATGCAGAAGTTTCTCGGCTCCTATTTCATTGCTTGGGATGAAGAAATGTTTGATGAAGAGCTGGGGCAGGGTGCTCAGGTCAACACCTCTGACCTAAATGAAGAGCTAGGACAG GTGGAGTATGTTTTCACCGATAAGACCGGCACACTGACTGAGAACAACATGGAGTTTATTGAATGCTGCGTTGATGGAAATGTTTACATCCCTCATGCAATCTGCAACGGCCAAATCCTCAGTGCTGCCTCCAGCATAGACATGATTGATTCATCACCTGGAGGATACAGGAGA GAATACGAGGATCTGTTTTTCCGGGCATTGTGTCTGTGTCACACAGTCCAGGTGAAGGAGGAGGAAACAGTGGAAAGCATAAAGAGGGGCATCCACCAGGGCAAGTCCACCTCCTTTTACATCTCTTCCTCCCCCGATGAGGTGGCTTTAGTGGAAGGGATGAAAAG GCTTGGCTACACCTACCTTAGACTGAAAGACAACTACATGGAAATCCTTAACAAAGATGACGAGATCGAAAG GTTCGAGCTGCTCCATGTGCTCAACTTTGACTCCGTCAGGAGGAGAATGAGTGTCATAGTTAGGTCGAGCTCAG GAGAATACCTGCTGTTCTGCAAAGGGGCCGACTCGTCCATTTTTCCTCTAGTTGTATCCGGAAAGGTGGAGCAAGTGAAAGCCAGAGTGGAGCAGAATGCTGTA GAGGGGCTGCGGACTCTGTGCGTGGCATACCGAAGGTTGTCAGAGTCGGAGTATCTGGAGGCGAGTCACCGGCTGACCGAAGCTAAGATAGCCCTGCAGGACAGGGAACAGAGGCTCGCTCAGACCTATGACATCATCGAGAGGGAATTTGTTCTCCTGGGTGCCACAGCAGTGGAGGACAG GCTCCAGGAGAAAGCTGCAGACACAATTGAGTCTCTCCACAAAGCGGGGATGAAAGTTTGGGTGCTCACCGGGGACAAAATGGAGACGGCAGCAGCCACGTGTTACGCCAGCAAGCTGTTCCGGCGCAGCACACAGATCCTGGAACTGACCAAGAAACGCACTGAGGAGCAGAGCCTGCACGATGTCCTGTTTGATCTGAACAGGACCGTACTCAGACAGCGCTCCATTTCCGG CCTGTCAGTAGACTGCCTCGATTTTGGTCTGATCATCGACGGAGCCACTCTTTCTGGAGTATTGAAGCCCAACCAAGACTCTGCTGGTCATGGCAACTACAGAGAGATTTTTTTGGAGATCTGCCGCAACTGTAGCGCCGTTCTCTGCTGTCGCATGGCACCACTGCAGAAAGCCCAG ATTGTGAAGCTAATAAAATCTTCAAAGGAGCACCCGATAACTCTTGCCATTGGCGATGGAGCCAATGACGTCAGTATGATTTTGGAAGCCCATGTGGGCATCG GCATAATGGGTAAAGAAGGCCGACAAGCAGCTAGAAACAGTGACTACGCCATCCCCAAATTTAAACACTTAAAGAAGATGCTACTGGTTCACGGCCACTACTACTACATCAGAATTGCTGAGTTGGTTCAGTACTTCTTCTACAAG AatgtttgcttcatttttccTCAGTTCCTTTACCAATTCTTCTGTGGGTTCTCACAGCAG CCTCTGTACGACACCGCCTATTTAACACTGTACAACATCAGCTTCACCTCGCTCCCCATCCTCCTGTACAGCCTGGTGGAGCAGCACGTCACTATGGAGACACTGAAGAGGGAGCCCTCCTTGTACAG GGACATTGCAAAGAATGCTCTCCTCCGCTGGCCTGCCTTCCTTTATTGGACGTGCCTGGGTGTGTTTGACGCCGTCATCTTCTTCTTTGGTGCCTACTTCCTCTTTGACAACACCACCTTCACCAGCAATGGCCAG ctTATGACCACCAACACACAGATG ATGTTTGGGAACTGGACGTTTGGCACTCTCGTTTTTACTGTACTCGTCTTCACTGTTACACTCAAG cTTGCCTTGGACACACACCACTGGACGTGGATCAATCACTTTGTCATCTGGGGCTCCTTactgttttatgttattttctcTCTGCTCTGGGGTGGCATCATTTG GCCCTTCCTGAACTATCAGAGGATGTACTACGTCTTTATGCAGATGCTGTCCAGTGGGCCGGCCTGGCTCAGCATCATACTCCTCATTACAGTCAGCTTGTTGCCAGATGTCATCAAAAAGGTCCTTTGCAGAGCCGTCTGTCCCACAGCCAGTGAAAATGCACAG
- the LOC101172289 gene encoding probable phospholipid-transporting ATPase IH isoform X2, whose translation MDFSRLRRIITRYCVGEENWVGNRTVHIGHKEPPSCAEAYMPQDYPDNRIVSSKYTFWNFIPKNLFEQFRRIANFYFLVIFLIQLIIDTPTSPITSGLPLFFVITVTAIKQGYEDWLRHKADCSLNECPVDVVEQGKVVRTQSHKLRVGDIVMVREDETFPCDLILLSSSRYDGTCFVTTTSLDGESSHKTYYAVPDTMAFRTEQEVDSLHATIECEQPQPDLYKFVGRVDIYKDKQEPVVRTLGAENLLLRGATLKNTGHIYAVAVYTGMETKMALNYQSKSQKRSAVEKSMNAFLVVYLCILISKAVINTVLKYAWQWSPDRDEPWYNHRTEIERQRHVVIRAFTDFLAFMVLFNYIIPVSMYVTVEMQKFLGSYFIAWDEEMFDEELGQGAQVNTSDLNEELGQVEYVFTDKTGTLTENNMEFIECCVDGNVYIPHAICNGQILSAASSIDMIDSSPGGYRREYEDLFFRALCLCHTVQVKEEETVESIKRGIHQGKSTSFYISSSPDEVALVEGMKRLGYTYLRLKDNYMEILNKDDEIERFELLHVLNFDSVRRRMSVIVRSSSGEYLLFCKGADSSIFPLVVSGKVEQVKARVEQNAVEGLRTLCVAYRRLSESEYLEASHRLTEAKIALQDREQRLAQTYDIIEREFVLLGATAVEDRLQEKAADTIESLHKAGMKVWVLTGDKMETAAATCYASKLFRRSTQILELTKKRTEEQSLHDVLFDLNRTVLRQRSISGLSVDCLDFGLIIDGATLSGVLKPNQDSAGHGNYREIFLEICRNCSAVLCCRMAPLQKAQIVKLIKSSKEHPITLAIGDGANDVSMILEAHVGIGIMGKEGRQAARNSDYAIPKFKHLKKMLLVHGHYYYIRIAELVQYFFYKNVCFIFPQFLYQFFCGFSQQPLYDTAYLTLYNISFTSLPILLYSLVEQHVTMETLKREPSLYRDIAKNALLRWPAFLYWTCLGVFDAVIFFFGAYFLFDNTTFTSNGQMFGNWTFGTLVFTVLVFTVTLKLALDTHHWTWINHFVIWGSLLFYVIFSLLWGGIIWPFLNYQRMYYVFMQMLSSGPAWLSIILLITVSLLPDVIKKVLCRAVCPTASENAQNHDELFPDGVAEWSTLSFGRSCKGTSTESSRLNLGAAEKLPVLRSDRLPHKLLAHLADGAAADLCSLSAYMLRLSGAGFAYYAPGPETSV comes from the exons TGTGTTGGAGAGGAGAACTGGGTAGGGAATCGAACGGTCCATATTGGACATAAAGAACCCCCTTCATGTGCTGAGGCGTATATGCCTCAGGATTATCCTGACAACCGCATCGTCTCCTCCAAG TACACTTTTTGGAACTTCATcccaaaaaatctttttgagcAGTTCCGGAGAATTGCCAACTTCTACTTCTTGGTGATATTTTTGATCCAA cttATCATTGACACTCCCACCAGTCCAATCACCAGCGGTCTGCCCCTCTTCTTTGTCATCACGGTCACAGCCATAAAGCAG GGCTATGAGGACTGGCTGAGACACAAAGCGGACTGCTCCTTAAACGAGTGTCCAGTGGACGTTGTGGAACAGGGGAAGGTGGTGAGGACGCAAAGTCACAAGCTACGG GTGGGGGACATTGTCATGGTTAGGGAGGATGAAACCTTCCCCTGCGATCTCATCCTTCTTTCCTCGAGCCGATACGATGGGACCTGTTTTgtcaccaccaccagcctggaCGGGGAGTCTAGTCACAAG ACATATTATGCTGTACCAGATACCATGGCCTTTAGAACAGAGCAGGAGGTGGATTCACTACATGCCACTATTGAATGTGAACAACCGCAGCCTGACCTCTACAA aTTTGTCGGACGCGTCGACATTTACAAAGACAAACAGGAACCTGTGGTTAG AACACTTGGAGCAGAGAACTTGCTTCTGAGAGGAGCCACATTGAAGAATACAGGACACATTTATG CTGTTGCTGTCTACACTGGCATGGAGACCAAGATGGCTCTGAATTACCAGTCAAAATCTCAGAAGCGCTCTGCTGTGGAAAA GTCAATGAATGCATTTCTGGTtgtttatttgtgcattttgaTCAGTAAGGCGGTGATCAACACTGTCCTCAAATAcgcttggcagtggtcccctgATAGAGATGAACCCTGGTACAACCATAGGACTGAGATCGAGCGTCAGCGCCACGTG gtGATCCGAGCTTTCACCGACTTCCTGgccttcatggttttgtttaacTACATCATTCCAGTATCCATGTATGTAACGGTGGAGATGCAGAAGTTTCTCGGCTCCTATTTCATTGCTTGGGATGAAGAAATGTTTGATGAAGAGCTGGGGCAGGGTGCTCAGGTCAACACCTCTGACCTAAATGAAGAGCTAGGACAG GTGGAGTATGTTTTCACCGATAAGACCGGCACACTGACTGAGAACAACATGGAGTTTATTGAATGCTGCGTTGATGGAAATGTTTACATCCCTCATGCAATCTGCAACGGCCAAATCCTCAGTGCTGCCTCCAGCATAGACATGATTGATTCATCACCTGGAGGATACAGGAGA GAATACGAGGATCTGTTTTTCCGGGCATTGTGTCTGTGTCACACAGTCCAGGTGAAGGAGGAGGAAACAGTGGAAAGCATAAAGAGGGGCATCCACCAGGGCAAGTCCACCTCCTTTTACATCTCTTCCTCCCCCGATGAGGTGGCTTTAGTGGAAGGGATGAAAAG GCTTGGCTACACCTACCTTAGACTGAAAGACAACTACATGGAAATCCTTAACAAAGATGACGAGATCGAAAG GTTCGAGCTGCTCCATGTGCTCAACTTTGACTCCGTCAGGAGGAGAATGAGTGTCATAGTTAGGTCGAGCTCAG GAGAATACCTGCTGTTCTGCAAAGGGGCCGACTCGTCCATTTTTCCTCTAGTTGTATCCGGAAAGGTGGAGCAAGTGAAAGCCAGAGTGGAGCAGAATGCTGTA GAGGGGCTGCGGACTCTGTGCGTGGCATACCGAAGGTTGTCAGAGTCGGAGTATCTGGAGGCGAGTCACCGGCTGACCGAAGCTAAGATAGCCCTGCAGGACAGGGAACAGAGGCTCGCTCAGACCTATGACATCATCGAGAGGGAATTTGTTCTCCTGGGTGCCACAGCAGTGGAGGACAG GCTCCAGGAGAAAGCTGCAGACACAATTGAGTCTCTCCACAAAGCGGGGATGAAAGTTTGGGTGCTCACCGGGGACAAAATGGAGACGGCAGCAGCCACGTGTTACGCCAGCAAGCTGTTCCGGCGCAGCACACAGATCCTGGAACTGACCAAGAAACGCACTGAGGAGCAGAGCCTGCACGATGTCCTGTTTGATCTGAACAGGACCGTACTCAGACAGCGCTCCATTTCCGG CCTGTCAGTAGACTGCCTCGATTTTGGTCTGATCATCGACGGAGCCACTCTTTCTGGAGTATTGAAGCCCAACCAAGACTCTGCTGGTCATGGCAACTACAGAGAGATTTTTTTGGAGATCTGCCGCAACTGTAGCGCCGTTCTCTGCTGTCGCATGGCACCACTGCAGAAAGCCCAG ATTGTGAAGCTAATAAAATCTTCAAAGGAGCACCCGATAACTCTTGCCATTGGCGATGGAGCCAATGACGTCAGTATGATTTTGGAAGCCCATGTGGGCATCG GCATAATGGGTAAAGAAGGCCGACAAGCAGCTAGAAACAGTGACTACGCCATCCCCAAATTTAAACACTTAAAGAAGATGCTACTGGTTCACGGCCACTACTACTACATCAGAATTGCTGAGTTGGTTCAGTACTTCTTCTACAAG AatgtttgcttcatttttccTCAGTTCCTTTACCAATTCTTCTGTGGGTTCTCACAGCAG CCTCTGTACGACACCGCCTATTTAACACTGTACAACATCAGCTTCACCTCGCTCCCCATCCTCCTGTACAGCCTGGTGGAGCAGCACGTCACTATGGAGACACTGAAGAGGGAGCCCTCCTTGTACAG GGACATTGCAAAGAATGCTCTCCTCCGCTGGCCTGCCTTCCTTTATTGGACGTGCCTGGGTGTGTTTGACGCCGTCATCTTCTTCTTTGGTGCCTACTTCCTCTTTGACAACACCACCTTCACCAGCAATGGCCAG ATGTTTGGGAACTGGACGTTTGGCACTCTCGTTTTTACTGTACTCGTCTTCACTGTTACACTCAAG cTTGCCTTGGACACACACCACTGGACGTGGATCAATCACTTTGTCATCTGGGGCTCCTTactgttttatgttattttctcTCTGCTCTGGGGTGGCATCATTTG GCCCTTCCTGAACTATCAGAGGATGTACTACGTCTTTATGCAGATGCTGTCCAGTGGGCCGGCCTGGCTCAGCATCATACTCCTCATTACAGTCAGCTTGTTGCCAGATGTCATCAAAAAGGTCCTTTGCAGAGCCGTCTGTCCCACAGCCAGTGAAAATGCACAG